Proteins found in one Triticum urartu cultivar G1812 chromosome 4, Tu2.1, whole genome shotgun sequence genomic segment:
- the LOC125553145 gene encoding ammonium transporter 2 member 1-like yields the protein MAYAAGSPAVPDWLNKGDNAWQLTAATMVGIQSMPGLVVLYGSIVKKKWAVNSAFMALYAYASSLLVWVLVGFRMAFGERLLPFWGKAGVALSQDYLVGRAKLSATERGSTPLVEPFYPEATLVLFQFEFAAITLILLAGSVLGRMNIKAWMAFTPLWLMLSYTVGAFSLWGGGFLYHWGVIDYSGGYVIHLSSGIAGFTAAYWVGPRLKSDRERFSPNNILLMIAGGGLLWMGWAGFNGGAPYAANITASIAVLNTNVSAATSLLTWTCLDVIFFGKPSVIGAVQGMMTGLVCITPGAGLVQTWAAVVMGIFAGSVPWFTMMILHKKSALLMKVDDTLAVFHTHAVAGLLGGVLTGLLATPELMMMESSVPGPKGAFYGGGIKQVGKQLAGAAFVIVWTLVVTTLILLGIGLFVPLRMPDDQLMIGDDAAHGEEAYALWGDGEKFDATRHDVSRGAGGEREMGTAEQRLAGMGARGVTIQL from the exons ATGGCGTACGCGGCGGGCTCGCCGGCGGTGCCGGACTGGCTGAACAAGGGCGACAACGCGTGGCAGCTGACGGCGGCGACGATGGTGGGCATCCAGTCCATGCCGGGCCTGGTCGTCCTCTACGGCAGCATCGTGAAGAAGAAGTGGGCCGTCAACTCGGCCTTCATGGCGCTCTACGCCTACGCCTCCTCGCTGCTggtgtgggtgctggtggggttCCGCATGGCGTTCGGCGAGCGGCTGCTGCCCTTCTGGGGCAAGGCCGGCGTGGCGCTGTCGCAGGACTACCTCGTCGGCCGCGCCAAGCTGTCGGCGACGGAGCGCGGGAGCACGCCGCTGGTGGAGCCCTTCTACCCGGAGGCGACGCTGGTGCTGTTCCAGTTCGAGTTCGCGGCCATCACGCTCATCCTGCTGGCGGGCTCCGTGCTGGGCCGCATGAACATCAAGGCCTGGATGGCCTTCACGCCGCTCTGGCTCATGCTCTCCTACACCGTCGGCGCCTTCAGCCTCTGGGGCGGCGGCTTCCTCTACCACTGGGGCGTCATCGACTACTCCGGCGGCTACGTCATCCACCTCTCCTCCGGCATCGCCGGCTTCACCGCCGCCTACTGG GTGGGACCGAGGCTGAAGAGCGACCGGGAGCGGTTCTCCCCGAACAACATCCTGCTCATGATCGCCGGCGGCGGGCTGCTGTGGATGGGGTGGGCCGGGTTCAACGGCGGCGCGCCCTACGCCGCCAACATCACGGCGTCCATCGCCGTGCTCAACACCAACGTCAGCGCGGCGACGAGCCTCCTCACCTGGACCTGCCTCGACGTCATCTTCTTCGGCAAGCCGTCCGTCATCGGCGCCGTCCAGGGCATGATGACCGGCCTCGTCTGCATCACCCCCGGCGCAG GGCTGGTGCAGACGTGGGCGGCCGTGGTGATGGGCATCTTCGCGGGCAGCGTGCCGTGGTTCACCATGATGATCCTGCACAAGAAGTCGGCGCTGCTGATGAAGGTGGACGACACGCTGGCCGTCTTCCACACGCACGCCGTGGCGGGGCTCCTCGGCGGGGTCCTCACGGGGCTCCTGGCCACGCCGGAGCTGATGATGATGGAGTCGTCGGTGCCGGGGCCCAAGGGCGCCTTCTACGGCGGCGGCATCAAGCAGGTGGGCAAGCAGCTGGCCGGCGCGGCGTTCGTGATCGTGTGGACCCTCGTGGTCACCACGCTCATCCTGCTCGGCATCGGGCTGTTCGTGCCGCTGCGGATGCCCGACGACCAGCTCATGATCGGCGACGACGCCGCGCACGGGGAGGAGGCCTACGCGCTGTGGGGTGACGGCGAGAAGTTCGACGCCACGCGGCACGACGTGTCCAGGGGCGCCGGCGGCGAGAGGGAGATGGGCACCGCGGAGCAGCGGCTCGCCGGCATGGGAGCCAGGGGCGTCACCATCCAGTTGTAG